ATAGGTTTCAGTATTAAAGCGGAGTCCTAGAAGCAGAAGCAGGCAGCTATGAATAATGATTATATGCTCTCTCGTCTGAGTTCCTTTTTTCAAGGGCGATTGAGAGGCTCTTACCCTGCATGGTTTTGATTGCTTACTTACATCTTACAGTTATTAATGGAAGTTCCTAAGTTTTATGGCCAAACTTTGTTGGATAAATTTCGCTATTTACAAATACAAATAAGTCGGCACTGCTCCATTGTTCATTGGAGCTAAGATCTGCTGCTGGAAACCTTGTTCGCTTAAATGTAAAGTTGTATGTCGAGATTCAACACTTTTGATCTTTATCCTGTGTTTAAACCTATTGAGTCCGACTATTCCAATGCACTATTTTAAGCTTGCCAAGCCACTAAGGCGGGTTTACTGACGTTATTGATAGGGTTCCTAGATGTTGGAGAACCGGCCCCTAAAATTGGCTTAACTGTCGGATGCCTTCGCTAGTTGAGATTTAACGGCTTGATAAAATCCCACCACGATTAAAATATTGGAGATACTTAAGAATACTTCCGCGCCGCCATGGAGCAAATCTACATTGGCTAGGGCTTCATGGTAAACGACTTGGGCATAAATGCCGGCAGGAATCGTTACGCCTACAAATACTAAGGTCATATAAAAGCCAATGAGAGCTAACCGGGGCATTTGTCCAGAGCGGGTAATAAACCATAAAAATCCCAAGTAGGGAAATAAAGAGAGTGCAAATAGGATATCTTTGGACATGGTTATCTGATGCAGGAATTAAACGGGAGTTTTAAGCTTGAGATTGGGTTTGTCGCCAGAGGAGCCAACCGGCAGCGCAGAGGGTACAATTGCCAACAACGGTCATGGCAGCTTGTAGAGTAACAATCCATTCTAGGTTGGGATCGTTATCGAAGAAATGCCAGGTACAGGCAGACATAGCACTGATCAGAGCCGGAATCATGGCAAGGGCAAACCACGACCAACGGCGATCGTCAGTTAATTCTCCATAACGCCAAATTAGCCAAATGGCCATGATCCACTCAATCACACTCGAAACATGAATCACCCAAGTCGGGATCGACAGTACATTCATAAATCGGCTTAATCCAAAACGCCAGACCTTATTTTACCTTGATGGGGGAATGGGGCGTGGGAGTTTGTAGCTAGAGTCTCCTAATTTTGCTAAGTCAATCGAGAAGCGGTATTCTTAAACAGAGGATTGCCCCTCTCCTAAGAAACAGAATCACAGCCTGGGGATGAGGTAGACTGAGGAATCAACTCAAAGCCCAGTCTCTTGGCTTTTTTGGTCAAGTGATGAACAAGTCGCTGTTGACCCAGGTGTTCATAATAATCAACACCTGGGTCAACATAAGCCTCACCCGGAGTCCAAAGAGCATAGAAAATCTGTGCCAGTTTATGAGCAGTAGCGGTAATCGCTTTAGGAGAACCTAATCGATTGCGCAGACGACGAGAGAAAGCCCCCAAAGCGAACGGCTGTTCTTGAGAGCTTGAGCCGCCATGCGAAAGGCATTGGCTGCGCGATTAACAACTCGATGAGTGCGAGAAATTTTAATCTTGCCACCCGTAATGCAACTACCTGGAGAAAGCCCTAACCAAGAACAAAAATGCTTGACAGAAGGAAAACGGGAGGGGTCAAGAGCAACTTCTGAGAGAATCGTTTGTACGGTTAACACGCCTAACCCATCGATTTGGGTGAAATCAACGCAAAACACAGATTTGGTCAGAGGGTCGAAAACATCCAGATAGCAAACCATAGCTGTGTAATTGCTGTAACCCCTGGCAATCAAGTACATCACTCTTGCGTCCTGGAACAGTAACCCTTGCTGTAAGTAAAATGGAGCTAAGCGGACTCGAACCGCTGACCCCCTCAATGCCATTGAGGTGCTCTACCAACTGAGCTATAGCCCCTAAAGCCCGTTTACTATCATGCCTTGATTAGGGGTTACTTGTCAAGAGGTAAACCCCCAAAAAAATTCTGCTCTAGGCCGATCGCCCCCCAGAAAGCGATAAAGTAATCAAAAGATCGTTGAGTGAAGAATCACGGCTATGAGTTATTCCCCCTATTCACCTCCCAATGTAGAACCCATTGATGCAGATGCCTTGTTGCTGCAACTGCGCCGAAAACAAGGCACATGGGTTGAGTGGGGACAGGCCTGTAGCCAACTGCAAAAGGTAGGATATGCACCCGATCGCATTTTTGAAGAAACTGGATTTGAACCCGTACAACAAAATCAGGTGATGGTTGCAGCCCAAGTCTACACCAGCTTAACCAAAGCTGAAATTAAAGAATCGGTGCGATCGCACTTTAACCAAAAAGGCTCAGATATTCTCTACGAATTCCGCATCCTTACCCAACTCCAACGGGTAGCAGCGGCTGAATTTAGCCTGGATCATAACCTGGATGCCGATCAAGCTCACGAACTGGCTAAAGCCATCAAAGACTTCTCTCGCAGCAGTTCCCCCGCTGAAGGCTTTTCTCAGCATCCCGGAGATATTATGGCCCATCAGTGCTGGAAAAGCGCCCGCCAACACAAAGACATTCAAGAGAGATCGCGCCTAATTGCTAAAGGTCTGCGTTACGCCCAGAGTAATACAGCTCGCCAACATCTGGAACATCTGCTCACCGATTTTACCATCGTTCCCCAAAAAAGTGCCCCCAGATTACCCGTATATCGCCTAGAATCGGCTCACGAATCGCCTCGGGTGATTCCCGTCGTTGGTCAATTTCCCCTCACCCTAGAGGATTGGAAAGCTGTACCTTTGATTGAAGCTCTTGAGCCGTTTGGAGTAGTTCGTAGTCAAGGAGCATCAGCTTTTGTCGCAGTTCCCGGATGGTCAGTGATCCGAGCAATGGGCGATCCGGTTGCTCTCTTAGCTAACAGTGACGAACTTCCTGGAGCGCTATCCGAGAATTCAGAACCTATTTTAATGTTAGTGGATCGCCAGGAGCGACAATGGGATAGCGATCGCTATTTTCTAGTAGACATCGACGGTCAATTAGAACTTCAATGGTGGGAAACTGAACCGGATCAACCCTTGTTAGCACAATTGGTCTTACTCATGCGTCCCCACCGTATCCTAGACGAGGACTTTACCAAAGAACTCTGGCAAATTGAAGAATGAGAATCATCCTTCTTGGTAATGCCGGTGCAGGAAAAAGTACCATGGCCCGTCGCTTAATTGGCGATCGCCCCATTCCCCGCCTATCCCTGGATGAAATTGCCTGGAATCCAGGGCCAGAACGAAAACCCCTCAATGAAAGTATTACCCTATTGCTCTCGTTTATCCAAGATAATCAACAATGGGTAATTGAAGGTTGCTATGCTGATATTATCGAAGCCGCCTTACCCTACTGCACTGAACTGCGCTTTCTCAATCCAGGCATAGCAACCTGTATTCATCACTGTTACCAACGGCCTTGGGAACCGGAAAAATTTGCTTCTCCCCAAGAACAACAAGCCATGCTTCAAGTTTTGGTCGATTGGGTCAAAGAATACGAAACTCGCAGCGATGAATACGGACTATCCCGCCATCGTGCCCTTTACGATCGGTTTGGTGGAGAAAAACAGGAGTTTACCCATATTGAGCAGTATTATTCGGAGTTAATATAGCAGAGTAACTGTAAAGTGAAGACACCGGGCAATCGATCTTGAAACTGAACTACTTTTGCCCCACTGCCTACTCTCCATCTCTTCTACAAAGTTTCCCTAAATTCCCCCTGTTGGAGTAACTTTGAATGCCGATTCGAGTCATTATTGTTGAAGATTCTTCCATTGCCCTGACCATCCTCAAGCGGATGCTCAACGCCTCTCCAGATATCGAGGTAGTGGGTACAGCTCGTACTGGAAAAGAGGCGATCGCCCTCATTCCTAAAGTTGATCCCCAAGTCATTTGTACGGACTTACACATGCCAGAAATGGATGGGTTAACCTTAACTGAAGAAATCATGTCTACTCGCCCTAAACCGATTTTAGTGATTAGTTCTTCGGTGCGCGAACAGGATACCCATCAAGTATTTAAAGTTTTAGAAGCAGGAGCAGTGGATGTTTTTCCTAAACCGGAAGGGGGACTTGGGGTAGACTCCGATCGCATTCAACAAGCTTTAATTAATAAGGTGAAAATCTTAGCAGGAGTGTCTGTATTTAGGAACCGTAAACGCTCTCAACAACCGGTGAATGCTTCTGTCCCTGTCTCTCAAACCAAATCCGTATTTTTTTCTACTTCTTCCTCTCGTTTTTCCCGTCCTATACTGCCGTTTAGAACGACCCATCTGGGACTCATTGCCCTAGGCGCTTCAACCGGTGGCCCGCAAGTGTTAGAGCAAATTTTAAGCCAATTTCCGGCCAATCTACCCGTTCCAGTGATTTGTGTGCAACATATTAGTGAAGGTTTTTTACAAGGGTTTATTGACTGGCTCTCAAGTCGCTGTTCTCTTCCCGTGAGCGTTGCCCGAGCAGGCGATCGCCCCCAACCTGGCCACATCTATTTTCCTCCAGAACGTTCCCATCTGATCTTCGATCGGATGGGCTGTTTTGTCTACAGTCGCACCGTCGGAGGTGGAGGGCATTGCCCCTCGATTACGGTAACCTTTAATTCAGTAGCTCAATATTATAGAAATCGTAGTATTGGCGTGTTACTGACCGGAATGGGACGGGATGGAGCCGATGGTCTGTTGTCTATTTTTCAGGCTGGAGGCTTCACTTTAGCCCAAAATGAAGCCAGTTGTGTGGTGTTTGGGATGCCCAAAGAGGCGATCGCCCTCGGTGCCACGCATCAGGTTTTACCTCCAGAAGCCATTGCCACTGCCATTTTAAGGAAATTGGTTGTCTAGTTCCCTATTCCCTATTCCTTATCCTTGTGGATCGCTGACCACTTCAGGTGAGGGAATATCGGGGTTGGATAGGGAGTCAGCAGTATAAGACTTTTTCTCAGATTCAGGAACAGAGAGTTGTGGGGCTTCAGGAGGTTGTTCCTGGGCTGCACCAGAGGGTGCATCACCGTATAACCAAGCAAGTCCTCCAACAGCACCAGCCATTAATGCGGTATACCCTAAATATAAATGAGCAGGTTGTAAGTAAAATCCCTCGCTTTTTTGGGTATAAAGGGACGACCAAGACGGCACTACTGAATGAGTCAGATCCGGTTCTGGGAGACTCGAAAGGAGGCGTTGACTGTCTAAACCAAGGACAATACTGAGGCGACGGACAAAACCATGCAGGTAAATTTCTTCAGGTAGATGCTCAAAATCTCCGGCTTCTAGTGCTTTGAGTTCATGGATAGGGATGCGAGTTAAGGCATGGAGCTGATCGAGGGAGAGAGCACACCCTAAACGCGCTTGTTGCAGTTGCTCGCCAATTTGTTTCCAACCGGCTTCCCGCTCTTGTTGTATCTTTTGTTGTGCTAACTGTGCTTTAGAGAGTTTCTGGGGGCGAGATACAGGGGCTTTGACTGATCGAACTATACCTGAATCAACAGAACCTGTCTTTTGATGAGTTACCCCACGGGTTGGACTCAGTTGAGCGCTACTCTTTGGGCTAGTTACAGGAGCGATCGCTGCTGAGGGACGCACCGGTTCACAAGACTGGTGTTGATATTGACGAATAAAGTGTTGCAACGAGATCTGAATCGCTTCTCGTCCCATGGCTTTAATCAACATCTGTAGACCATCTACTCCTTCTCCTAATTGATCTTGGAGACTTTTCAGAGTGCGACGATAGACCTCAGAATGGTGGAGTTGAGCTTCAATTTGACTCAGGTGCGATCGCAACTCTTTCGGGGAAATTCCCAAAATGGCACAGGCTTCAACACTTAAAGATTTAGGGCTATTGGTCATGGTTTGCTGTCTCCGTTTACTGGTTCCCAACCCATCCAATCGGCAAATGGGGAATTAACTGAATAATCTCCCTTCCTTATTCGTAAATTTTGCTCAATCTCCGGATATTGATGGAGAGTAGGGAGGGGGAGTGGGGAGTAGGGAGACACGGCAATACGGAGAACTGAAACAATAGAGACACTGATATAGTAGTTTACCCTGATATGCAATACATCGAATGGCAGTTTTTAAAAGATAGCCAGAATAGCTCACTAGCTAGATTAAATCTATGGTTCACTCCCTCATTCCCCCATGAAGAGTTGTATCACAGATTATCAGGGTCAAGTGTGATAAAGCACCTTAAGTCAAAATAGCCTGAGCCGCTTGTCGTCCCGAAAGGGTTGCACCTTCCATGCTATCGATATAATCTTGCTGAGTATAACTTCCAGCCAGGAAAAAGTTAGGAATCGGGGTTTTCTGCGCTGGGCGATAGGGGTCCATTCCCGGTGCTTCCCGATACAGAGATTGGGCCAGTTTAACTACAGAATACCAGGTCATCTTCAGATTACGGGAAGAGGGGAAGAGATCTTGCACTTGTTTGAGGACATGATTGGCGATCGCCTCATTACTTTCCCGAATAAAAGGATCGCCAGGCGTTAGCACCAATTGTAACAGCGAGCCTTGTCCTTCCCGATAATAATCTCCGGGACTTGCTAGAGCTAAATCAGCAAAACAGGAAAAATCAGCATCCGCCGTATACAATAAATTATCAATTCCAGCCGCTTTTTCTAATTGCTTGCGTTGCTGTTCATCATTCAATTCCGTCACCCAACCATCAAAGCGCAATTGCACCGTAGCGACTGGAACCGTATCCAACTTATAGATATTATCGAACTCCGGCCACTTACGCCAATCTGAGGGCAAAAGCTTTTGAATTCCCGGTACATCACAGGCACAAACATAGGCATCAGCCGTAATCGTTTCTTCCCCTTCTCCATCGGCAACCACTAAGCCAGTGACTTCAGTTTTACCGTTACTTTCTGTGAATTGAATGTCTCTCACCCGGCGACGGGTATAGATTTTTGTCCCCCGTTCTTCTAAATAGTTCAAAATCGGTTTATGTAGATATTCATGGGGCGAACCTTCCAACATTCTTAGCACTGAAGCTTCCGTTTTTGCCGCGAAAAATTGGAAGATAGTGAGCATACAGCGAGCCGAAATATTTTCTGTATCGATAAATCCTAAAGCATAGGCAATGGGGTTCCACATCCGCTTCAGGGAACCATTCGAGCCGCCCTGTTTGCGAAACCAATCGGCAAAACTGATAGAATCCAGGTTGCGAATTGTCCTCATCGCCCCATCAAAATCTACCAAACCGCGTACAATAGGACTGGTTGCTAAGGCGATCGCATTCATCGCCTTATCCTGAACCGAAAGTTGGGATGTAGTGAAAAAAGCCTTCAAACCATTAAACGGCGCACCCACCGGAAAGCGGAAATCCAACGCCCCCGTCATTCCCCCCCGGTTGATAAACGTATGGGTATGTTCCTTTAAGCGCAGATTCTCAAACGCACCCACCTTCCGCATCAAAGCAAACAGATTGTAATAGCAGCCGAAAAACACATGCAATCCCATTTCAATATGATTGCCGTCCGCATCTACCCAACTGCCGACCTTTCCACCCACAAAGGCGCGGGATTCAAATATTTCCACCTGATGACCAGCATCAACCAATTCAACGGCAGTAGATAAGCCAGCTAAACCTGCCCCAACAATGGCAACACGCATCGAACGTCCTAAATATCCTTAACAGTTTCTTTACAGATTGTAACAGAGTTTGAGTAGCCTAGATCCTCTTTTCCCCGCAGTCCCTAGGACTTCTTGATATAAAGCATTACTAATACGAAAATTTGCCTCGTTAATCAGGCGATCGATAATGGGTCAAATTTCTGATACCCCTCCCCGATGCTTTGATACCAGCAAAATTCCTAATGAACCGGTAATCGATAAATCTAAACGTAAAGCTTCCCTACGTTCGAGGCGTTCGTCAATTAATCATTACATATGCGTTCAATTTTAAGGCTAAAGCGATCGCTACCGATTCGCCTAAATCTAAATGATACTGATTGTGCAGTTCTTCAACCTGGTTATGTTCAGGAGAAAGAATAACCCTGATCGCTCCTCGGATGTAGTGACAGCAGCCCATCCTCTTGCCAAGATAGAAACGATATCTTCGAGAAATGACAACTAACTTATTTAAGGCAACTATGTCCTACGATCGCGAAAAACAGGTAGCCATGGAAGCGGCCATCTTAGCCGCAAAACTCTGTCAGCAGGTACGTCAAGACATTCCAGAGGCGATCGAAAAGCACGATAAAAGTCCCGTAACCGTTGCAGATTATGGCTCCCAGGCCATTATTTGCAAAGCACTCGGCGAAATCTTTCCCAACGATCCCATTGTCGGAGAAGAAGACGCAACCGAGCTACGCAAACCGGAAATTGCCGATACCCTCAACAAAATGCTCGGTTATGTGCAAAATCTAATTCCCCATGCCACCGCCGATCAAGTAACGGACTGGATCGATCGCGGAAATGGCTCCGTATCCCCCCGATATTGGACGCTAGACCCCATTGACGGCACAAAAGGCTTTTTGCGTCAAGATCAGTATGCCGTGGCTCTAGCGCTCATTGAAGATGGGGATATCAAGGTCGGGGTTTTAGCCTGTCCTGCCATGCCCGTCGAAGGCTCAGAACCCGGTATGCTCTACGTTGCGGTGCGTGGAGAAGGGTCACAAATGAGACCCTTAGCAGGGGGAGAATTACAAACCATCCATGTAGTGAGTCCTGATGATCAAGAAAACATGCGCTTTGTCGAAAGCGTAGAAGCCGCTCACGGCGACCAATCTCGGCAAAATGCCATGGCTCAAGCCGTCGGTATTACTACTCCATCCGTGCGCGTGGACTCCCAAGCCAAATATGGCATTGTTGCATCTGGAAAAGCTGCCCTCTACCTGCGCTTACCCTCTCCCAAATATCCCGATTATCGCGAAAATATTTGGGATCATGCTGCTGGTGCAATCGTCGTAGAAGAAGCCGGAGGGAAAGTTACCGATATGCATGGACAACCCCTCAATTTTGCCGATGGGCAGAAAATGGTGAATAATCGGGGCGTTGTTGTCAGTAATGGCATGTTGCACGAGAAGATTCTCGACGTTTTGAAGAGTTAATTTCCTCAAGGGGCGAGTTCACCCAGTGACAAGAAAAACCAAAAATCTCGTGAACCCGCCCCTACCTCCATTTGCTAAAATTGCCATCAGGATCATTGAGCCATGATAACCATCCAGAAATAATGCGTAAACAGACCATTCAATATACATCCTCCTTAGATGCCCTAGTTACGGTTGCCAAGCGATTAAGCTTGTATGAAAATCAGCAGAAGATGGACTCTGAGGAATTTTTCTACCAGTATAGTCAGGGATTGTTATCAGATGAAACTCAATTTGTCGAATGGGCAAATGACTACCGCCATTATCTCGCTTTACGTCATGAACTAGAGCAACGCATTAACCATGCTGCATGAAAGCTTATCTGATTATCTCGATCGAGTTGAGCAAGGGATTGAACAATGCCTTAATGTTTATGTTGAACGCTATGAAGAGGAAATTTTAACTCCAATACGAGTTAATCTCAGAATTAGGCTGCGATTTAATCCGGGTCA
The sequence above is drawn from the Roseofilum reptotaenium CS-1145 genome and encodes:
- a CDS encoding DUF3593 domain-containing protein, with amino-acid sequence MSKDILFALSLFPYLGFLWFITRSGQMPRLALIGFYMTLVFVGVTIPAGIYAQVVYHEALANVDLLHGGAEVFLSISNILIVVGFYQAVKSQLAKASDS
- a CDS encoding DUF2499 domain-containing protein; this translates as MNVLSIPTWVIHVSSVIEWIMAIWLIWRYGELTDDRRWSWFALAMIPALISAMSACTWHFFDNDPNLEWIVTLQAAMTVVGNCTLCAAGWLLWRQTQSQA
- a CDS encoding RuBisCO accumulation factor 1 — encoded protein: MSYSPYSPPNVEPIDADALLLQLRRKQGTWVEWGQACSQLQKVGYAPDRIFEETGFEPVQQNQVMVAAQVYTSLTKAEIKESVRSHFNQKGSDILYEFRILTQLQRVAAAEFSLDHNLDADQAHELAKAIKDFSRSSSPAEGFSQHPGDIMAHQCWKSARQHKDIQERSRLIAKGLRYAQSNTARQHLEHLLTDFTIVPQKSAPRLPVYRLESAHESPRVIPVVGQFPLTLEDWKAVPLIEALEPFGVVRSQGASAFVAVPGWSVIRAMGDPVALLANSDELPGALSENSEPILMLVDRQERQWDSDRYFLVDIDGQLELQWWETEPDQPLLAQLVLLMRPHRILDEDFTKELWQIEE
- a CDS encoding shikimate kinase; this translates as MRIILLGNAGAGKSTMARRLIGDRPIPRLSLDEIAWNPGPERKPLNESITLLLSFIQDNQQWVIEGCYADIIEAALPYCTELRFLNPGIATCIHHCYQRPWEPEKFASPQEQQAMLQVLVDWVKEYETRSDEYGLSRHRALYDRFGGEKQEFTHIEQYYSELI
- the cheB gene encoding chemotaxis-specific protein-glutamate methyltransferase CheB, yielding MPIRVIIVEDSSIALTILKRMLNASPDIEVVGTARTGKEAIALIPKVDPQVICTDLHMPEMDGLTLTEEIMSTRPKPILVISSSVREQDTHQVFKVLEAGAVDVFPKPEGGLGVDSDRIQQALINKVKILAGVSVFRNRKRSQQPVNASVPVSQTKSVFFSTSSSRFSRPILPFRTTHLGLIALGASTGGPQVLEQILSQFPANLPVPVICVQHISEGFLQGFIDWLSSRCSLPVSVARAGDRPQPGHIYFPPERSHLIFDRMGCFVYSRTVGGGGHCPSITVTFNSVAQYYRNRSIGVLLTGMGRDGADGLLSIFQAGGFTLAQNEASCVVFGMPKEAIALGATHQVLPPEAIATAILRKLVV
- a CDS encoding helix-turn-helix domain-containing protein, translated to MTNSPKSLSVEACAILGISPKELRSHLSQIEAQLHHSEVYRRTLKSLQDQLGEGVDGLQMLIKAMGREAIQISLQHFIRQYQHQSCEPVRPSAAIAPVTSPKSSAQLSPTRGVTHQKTGSVDSGIVRSVKAPVSRPQKLSKAQLAQQKIQQEREAGWKQIGEQLQQARLGCALSLDQLHALTRIPIHELKALEAGDFEHLPEEIYLHGFVRRLSIVLGLDSQRLLSSLPEPDLTHSVVPSWSSLYTQKSEGFYLQPAHLYLGYTALMAGAVGGLAWLYGDAPSGAAQEQPPEAPQLSVPESEKKSYTADSLSNPDIPSPEVVSDPQG
- the zds gene encoding 9,9'-di-cis-zeta-carotene desaturase: MRVAIVGAGLAGLSTAVELVDAGHQVEIFESRAFVGGKVGSWVDADGNHIEMGLHVFFGCYYNLFALMRKVGAFENLRLKEHTHTFINRGGMTGALDFRFPVGAPFNGLKAFFTTSQLSVQDKAMNAIALATSPIVRGLVDFDGAMRTIRNLDSISFADWFRKQGGSNGSLKRMWNPIAYALGFIDTENISARCMLTIFQFFAAKTEASVLRMLEGSPHEYLHKPILNYLEERGTKIYTRRRVRDIQFTESNGKTEVTGLVVADGEGEETITADAYVCACDVPGIQKLLPSDWRKWPEFDNIYKLDTVPVATVQLRFDGWVTELNDEQQRKQLEKAAGIDNLLYTADADFSCFADLALASPGDYYREGQGSLLQLVLTPGDPFIRESNEAIANHVLKQVQDLFPSSRNLKMTWYSVVKLAQSLYREAPGMDPYRPAQKTPIPNFFLAGSYTQQDYIDSMEGATLSGRQAAQAILT
- a CDS encoding 3'(2'),5'-bisphosphate nucleotidase, which encodes MSYDREKQVAMEAAILAAKLCQQVRQDIPEAIEKHDKSPVTVADYGSQAIICKALGEIFPNDPIVGEEDATELRKPEIADTLNKMLGYVQNLIPHATADQVTDWIDRGNGSVSPRYWTLDPIDGTKGFLRQDQYAVALALIEDGDIKVGVLACPAMPVEGSEPGMLYVAVRGEGSQMRPLAGGELQTIHVVSPDDQENMRFVESVEAAHGDQSRQNAMAQAVGITTPSVRVDSQAKYGIVASGKAALYLRLPSPKYPDYRENIWDHAAGAIVVEEAGGKVTDMHGQPLNFADGQKMVNNRGVVVSNGMLHEKILDVLKS
- the tumA gene encoding antitoxin TumA, whose translation is MRKQTIQYTSSLDALVTVAKRLSLYENQQKMDSEEFFYQYSQGLLSDETQFVEWANDYRHYLALRHELEQRINHAA